A genomic segment from Acipenser ruthenus chromosome 5, fAciRut3.2 maternal haplotype, whole genome shotgun sequence encodes:
- the LOC117402747 gene encoding cysteine-rich protein 2-binding protein-like isoform X4 — protein MKEIPAGLRRSPCTVTSVINGYLPVSKVSSYREGQLRGEQPSYLKGDNFFKFTCADCAEDGKEQFERMRLTWQQTTLSNRKGFHQPVGTFWHGLMGSDTDVDPCISSPYTSRTLKPFIRRDSDNKPPKFCLLAEIRAYPHRNVPDWRRLLMGSKDSHTQGGKTCMGKDVTLHVSASNPAMLLYQKFGFKTEENILD, from the exons ATGAAGGAGATACCAGCTGGACTGAGGAGATCTCCTTGTACTGTGACAAGTGTCATAAATGGATACCTGCCGGTAAGCAAAGTGTCATCATACAGAGAAG gcCAGCTTAGGGGAGAACAGCCCAGTTACCTAAAAGGCGACAACTTCTTCAAGTTTACCTGTGCTGACTGTGCAGAAGACGGCAAAGAACAGTTTGAAAGAATGAGGCTGACCTGGCAACAG aCTACTTTGTCCAACAGAAAAGGATTTCATCAGCCCGTGGGCACATTTTGGCATGGCTTGATGGGGTCAGATACAGATGTAGACCCCTGCATCAGCAGTCCATACACATCACGCACCCTGAAACCATTCATAAG ACGTGACAGTGACAACAAACCTCCTAAATTCTGCCTGCTGGCTGAAATCCGGGCATACCCCCACAGAAACGTTCCAGACTGGAGGCGCCTATTAATGGGATCTAAAGATAGCCACACCCAAGGTGGTAAG ACGTGTATGGGGAAGGATGTTACTCTGCATGTTTCTGCCAGCAATCCTGCCATGCTGTTATACCAGAAATTTGGGTTTAAGACAGAAGAAAACATTTTGGACTGA
- the LOC117402747 gene encoding cysteine-rich protein 2-binding protein-like isoform X2 translates to MDDSGDLRGLRSQRVDDDTTWTSASEGVEEGEVEGETLLIVEWEDQVSVDLSHDQSGDSLNSDIEDEGDTSWTEEISLYCDKCHKWIPAGQLRGEQPSYLKGDNFFKFTCADCAEDGKEQFERMRLTWQQTTLSNRKGFHQPVGTFWHGLMGSDTDVDPCISSPYTSRTLKPFIRRDSDNKPPKFCLLAEIRAYPHRNVPDWRRLLMGSKDSHTQGDVYGEGCYSACFCQQSCHAVIPEIWV, encoded by the exons ATGGATGACAGTGGAGACTTGAGAGGACTGAGAAGCCAGCGGGTGGACGATGACACGACGTGGACCTCTGCCTCCGAGGGCGTGGAGGAAGGGGAGGTAGAGGGGGAGACTCTCCTCATTGTGGAGTGGGAGGACCAGGTCTCAGTGGACCTCTCCCATGACCAGAGTGGAGACTCACTCAACAGTGACATTGAGGATGAAGGAGATACCAGCTGGACTGAGGAGATCTCCTTGTACTGTGACAAGTGTCATAAATGGATACCTGCCG gcCAGCTTAGGGGAGAACAGCCCAGTTACCTAAAAGGCGACAACTTCTTCAAGTTTACCTGTGCTGACTGTGCAGAAGACGGCAAAGAACAGTTTGAAAGAATGAGGCTGACCTGGCAACAG aCTACTTTGTCCAACAGAAAAGGATTTCATCAGCCCGTGGGCACATTTTGGCATGGCTTGATGGGGTCAGATACAGATGTAGACCCCTGCATCAGCAGTCCATACACATCACGCACCCTGAAACCATTCATAAG ACGTGACAGTGACAACAAACCTCCTAAATTCTGCCTGCTGGCTGAAATCCGGGCATACCCCCACAGAAACGTTCCAGACTGGAGGCGCCTATTAATGGGATCTAAAGATAGCCACACCCAAGGTG ACGTGTATGGGGAAGGATGTTACTCTGCATGTTTCTGCCAGCAATCCTGCCATGCTGTTATACCAGAAATTTGGGTTTAA
- the LOC117402747 gene encoding cysteine-rich protein 2-binding protein-like isoform X1 translates to MDDSGDLRGLRSQRVDDDTTWTSASEGVEEGEVEGETLLIVEWEDQVSVDLSHDQSGDSLNSDIEDEGDTSWTEEISLYCDKCHKWIPAGQLRGEQPSYLKGDNFFKFTCADCAEDGKEQFERMRLTWQQTTLSNRKGFHQPVGTFWHGLMGSDTDVDPCISSPYTSRTLKPFIRRDSDNKPPKFCLLAEIRAYPHRNVPDWRRLLMGSKDSHTQGGKTCMGKDVTLHVSASNPAMLLYQKFGFKTEENILD, encoded by the exons ATGGATGACAGTGGAGACTTGAGAGGACTGAGAAGCCAGCGGGTGGACGATGACACGACGTGGACCTCTGCCTCCGAGGGCGTGGAGGAAGGGGAGGTAGAGGGGGAGACTCTCCTCATTGTGGAGTGGGAGGACCAGGTCTCAGTGGACCTCTCCCATGACCAGAGTGGAGACTCACTCAACAGTGACATTGAGGATGAAGGAGATACCAGCTGGACTGAGGAGATCTCCTTGTACTGTGACAAGTGTCATAAATGGATACCTGCCG gcCAGCTTAGGGGAGAACAGCCCAGTTACCTAAAAGGCGACAACTTCTTCAAGTTTACCTGTGCTGACTGTGCAGAAGACGGCAAAGAACAGTTTGAAAGAATGAGGCTGACCTGGCAACAG aCTACTTTGTCCAACAGAAAAGGATTTCATCAGCCCGTGGGCACATTTTGGCATGGCTTGATGGGGTCAGATACAGATGTAGACCCCTGCATCAGCAGTCCATACACATCACGCACCCTGAAACCATTCATAAG ACGTGACAGTGACAACAAACCTCCTAAATTCTGCCTGCTGGCTGAAATCCGGGCATACCCCCACAGAAACGTTCCAGACTGGAGGCGCCTATTAATGGGATCTAAAGATAGCCACACCCAAGGTGGTAAG ACGTGTATGGGGAAGGATGTTACTCTGCATGTTTCTGCCAGCAATCCTGCCATGCTGTTATACCAGAAATTTGGGTTTAAGACAGAAGAAAACATTTTGGACTGA
- the LOC117402747 gene encoding cysteine-rich protein 2-binding protein-like isoform X3, translated as MDDSGDLRGLRSQRVDDDTTWTSASEGVEEGEVEGETLLIVEWEDQVSVDLSHDQSGDSLNSDIEDEGDTSWTEEISLYCDKCHKWIPAGQLRGEQPSYLKGDNFFKFTCADCAEDGKEQFERMRLTWQQTTLSNRKGFHQPVGTFWHGLMGSDTDVDPCISSPYTSRTLKPFIRRDSDNKPPKFCLLAEIRAYPHRNVPDWRRLLMGSKDSHTQDVYGEGCYSACFCQQSCHAVIPEIWV; from the exons ATGGATGACAGTGGAGACTTGAGAGGACTGAGAAGCCAGCGGGTGGACGATGACACGACGTGGACCTCTGCCTCCGAGGGCGTGGAGGAAGGGGAGGTAGAGGGGGAGACTCTCCTCATTGTGGAGTGGGAGGACCAGGTCTCAGTGGACCTCTCCCATGACCAGAGTGGAGACTCACTCAACAGTGACATTGAGGATGAAGGAGATACCAGCTGGACTGAGGAGATCTCCTTGTACTGTGACAAGTGTCATAAATGGATACCTGCCG gcCAGCTTAGGGGAGAACAGCCCAGTTACCTAAAAGGCGACAACTTCTTCAAGTTTACCTGTGCTGACTGTGCAGAAGACGGCAAAGAACAGTTTGAAAGAATGAGGCTGACCTGGCAACAG aCTACTTTGTCCAACAGAAAAGGATTTCATCAGCCCGTGGGCACATTTTGGCATGGCTTGATGGGGTCAGATACAGATGTAGACCCCTGCATCAGCAGTCCATACACATCACGCACCCTGAAACCATTCATAAG ACGTGACAGTGACAACAAACCTCCTAAATTCTGCCTGCTGGCTGAAATCCGGGCATACCCCCACAGAAACGTTCCAGACTGGAGGCGCCTATTAATGGGATCTAAAGATAGCCACACCCAAG ACGTGTATGGGGAAGGATGTTACTCTGCATGTTTCTGCCAGCAATCCTGCCATGCTGTTATACCAGAAATTTGGGTTTAA
- the LOC117402748 gene encoding protein PET117 homolog, mitochondrial-like has translation MSTVSKVVLGVSLVFTVGTVTGVHVKQNLDRERLHEGVIRDLERQARKRENLRQLEEQISLTRELETEREKRAAGTQTS, from the exons ATGTCTACAGTTTCCAAAGTAGTACTGGGTGTTTCTTTGGTCTTTACTGTGGGAACGGTGACTGGAGTTCATGTCAAGCAGAATCTGGAcagagag AGACTGCATGAAGGTGTCATCAGGGATCTTGAGAGACAGGCTCGTAAAAGGGAGAATCTGCGACAGCTAGAAGAACAAATCAGCCTCACCAGGGAGCTTGAAACAGAGCGGGAGAAGAGAGCAGCGGGCACACAGACCTCCTAG